In a genomic window of Styela clava chromosome 11, kaStyClav1.hap1.2, whole genome shotgun sequence:
- the LOC120330224 gene encoding uncharacterized protein LOC120330224 isoform X1 translates to MGTWSKRLRFQLIVFTVTTFVMPNKYLQTLSSAIVIPPVGHSSNTSNNTYSWNILKAKCRFGSFQSDGSCICRSADCAGFGKNTNLCMSRDSGNHWDFPNACYMLEHACNSRKKRLFYWKGHCNTTAGEPRDASGEFCEGDDVFYCKNDGICKYVNPSKERRCLCKTGYRGEKCEKKLLSRRKRYHKKNFLRLIQRKKAHFMMNRMFRFRTRRSAPETLQDGHSNNTPNIT, encoded by the exons ATGGGAACGTGGAGCAAACGTTTGCGATTTCAACTAATAG tatttactgTGACTACCTTCGTGATGCCAAACAAATATCTTCAAACCTTATCGTCAGCAATAGTTATTCCTCCTGTTGGACATTCATCAAATACGTCAAATAATACATATAGCTGGAATATATTGAAAGCAAAGTGTCGATTTGGCTCGTTTCAGTCCGATGGTTCTTGCATATGTAGGAGCGCCGACTGTGCAGGCTTTGGAAAAAACACTAACCTGTGTATGTCGCGAGATAGCGGAAATCACTGGGATTTTCCTAATGCCTGCTACATGCTCGAACATGCTTGCAATTCCAGAAAAAAGAGATTGTTTTACTGGAAAGGACATTGCAATACTACCGCAG GTGAACCACGAGATGCATCGGGCGAGTTTTGTGAAGGAGATGACGTATTTTACTGTAAAAATGATGGGATATGTAAATACGTAAATCCTTCAAAGGAGCGACGATGTCT AtgcaaaactggttatcgaggaGAAAAATGTGAGAAGAAATTATTGTCAAGGCGGAAAAGGTATCACAAAAAGAACTTTTTGAGATTAATACAAAGGAAAAAAGCTCATTTCATGATGAATCGTATGTTCCGATTCAGAACTAGACGCTCAGCTCCAGAGACATTACAAGATGGTCATTCTAATAATACACCAAACATCACGTAG
- the LOC120330224 gene encoding uncharacterized protein LOC120330224 isoform X2 yields the protein MGTWSKRLRFQLIVFTVTTFVMPNKYLQTLSSAIVIPPVGHSSNTSNNTYSWNILKAKCRFGSFQSDGSCICRSADCAGFGKNTNLCMSRDSGNHWDFPNACYMLEHACNSRKKRLFYWKGHCNTTAGEPRDASGEFCEGDDVFYCKNDGICKYVNPSKERRCLCKTGYRGEKCEKKLLSRRKRTRRSAPETLQDGHSNNTPNIT from the exons ATGGGAACGTGGAGCAAACGTTTGCGATTTCAACTAATAG tatttactgTGACTACCTTCGTGATGCCAAACAAATATCTTCAAACCTTATCGTCAGCAATAGTTATTCCTCCTGTTGGACATTCATCAAATACGTCAAATAATACATATAGCTGGAATATATTGAAAGCAAAGTGTCGATTTGGCTCGTTTCAGTCCGATGGTTCTTGCATATGTAGGAGCGCCGACTGTGCAGGCTTTGGAAAAAACACTAACCTGTGTATGTCGCGAGATAGCGGAAATCACTGGGATTTTCCTAATGCCTGCTACATGCTCGAACATGCTTGCAATTCCAGAAAAAAGAGATTGTTTTACTGGAAAGGACATTGCAATACTACCGCAG GTGAACCACGAGATGCATCGGGCGAGTTTTGTGAAGGAGATGACGTATTTTACTGTAAAAATGATGGGATATGTAAATACGTAAATCCTTCAAAGGAGCGACGATGTCT AtgcaaaactggttatcgaggaGAAAAATGTGAGAAGAAATTATTGTCAAGGCGGAAAAG AACTAGACGCTCAGCTCCAGAGACATTACAAGATGGTCATTCTAATAATACACCAAACATCACGTAG